A window of the Streptomyces luomodiensis genome harbors these coding sequences:
- a CDS encoding SCO2195 family GlnR-regulated protein yields MPAAPVRPSVTDALLVLEALLLRGGQRTARRNAWTAVLEDRRRAKDRHEAEHVLEAVSTGASQAT; encoded by the coding sequence ATGCCGGCTGCGCCCGTACGCCCGTCCGTCACCGACGCGCTCCTCGTCCTGGAGGCCCTGCTGCTGCGCGGCGGGCAGCGCACCGCCCGCCGCAACGCCTGGACGGCGGTGCTCGAGGACCGCCGCCGGGCCAAGGACCGGCACGAGGCGGAACATGTGCTGGAGGCCGTGTCCACCGGGGCTTCCCAAGCCACGTAA
- a CDS encoding RDD family protein — translation MDKRQAIGSWLSGPRAAAEDMGVEFGYRGEGLGLPESGPGAIAPLGRRFGALFIDWALCLLVSYALLSGRDARAAGNWALLVFLVLSLITVGTVGATPGKLLLKLRVIGEGGVRLSLPRAVLRSVLVVLVIPAVVWDRDTRGLHDRLSRSVQIRV, via the coding sequence GTGGACAAGAGGCAAGCAATCGGATCGTGGCTTTCCGGGCCCCGCGCGGCCGCCGAGGACATGGGTGTCGAATTCGGCTACCGGGGAGAGGGCCTCGGGCTTCCCGAGAGCGGACCGGGCGCCATAGCGCCACTGGGGCGCCGCTTCGGGGCGCTCTTCATCGACTGGGCCCTGTGCCTCCTCGTCTCCTACGCCCTGCTGTCCGGCCGCGATGCGCGGGCCGCCGGGAACTGGGCCCTGCTCGTCTTCCTGGTGCTGAGCCTGATCACCGTGGGCACCGTCGGCGCCACCCCCGGCAAGCTGCTGCTCAAGCTGCGGGTCATCGGCGAGGGCGGAGTGCGGCTGAGCCTGCCGCGGGCCGTCCTGCGCAGTGTGCTGGTGGTGCTCGTCATCCCGGCCGTGGTCTGGGACCGCGACACCCGCGGACTGCACGACCGGCTCTCCCGCTCGGTGCAGATCAGGGTCTGA
- a CDS encoding DUF4191 domain-containing protein produces MARKETSENPGRLKQIALTYKMTKRVDSKVGLVVAGVGIVTFGVLLAIGFWIGHPIFLGILGFVLAFLAMAIIFGRRAERAAFGQMEGQPGAAAAVLENVGRGWSVTPAVAMNRNQDVIHRAVGKAGIVLVAEGNPNRLKSMLAAEKRKMARIVADVPVHDVIVGSGEGQVEIKKLRTTLLKLPRVLPGAQVTVVNDRLRALGDLMSNMPIPKGPMPKGMRMPKGR; encoded by the coding sequence ATGGCGAGGAAGGAAACATCCGAGAACCCCGGGCGGCTGAAGCAGATCGCCCTGACCTACAAGATGACCAAGCGGGTCGACTCGAAGGTCGGTCTTGTCGTCGCCGGCGTGGGGATTGTCACCTTCGGTGTCCTTCTCGCGATCGGCTTCTGGATCGGCCACCCGATCTTCCTTGGCATCCTGGGCTTCGTCCTGGCTTTCCTCGCGATGGCGATCATTTTCGGCCGCCGTGCCGAGCGGGCCGCCTTCGGACAGATGGAGGGCCAGCCGGGCGCGGCGGCGGCGGTGCTGGAGAACGTGGGCCGCGGCTGGTCGGTGACCCCCGCGGTGGCCATGAACCGCAACCAGGACGTCATCCACCGCGCGGTGGGCAAGGCGGGCATCGTGCTGGTCGCCGAGGGCAACCCGAACCGGCTCAAGAGCATGCTGGCCGCCGAGAAGCGGAAGATGGCGCGCATCGTCGCGGACGTTCCGGTCCACGATGTGATCGTGGGCTCCGGCGAGGGCCAGGTCGAGATCAAGAAGCTGCGCACCACACTGCTGAAGCTTCCCCGGGTGCTGCCGGGCGCACAGGTCACGGTGGTGAACGACCGGCTGCGCGCACTGGGCGACCTGATGAGCAACATGCCGATTCCCAAGGGCCCGATGCCGAAGGGCATGCGGATGCCGAAGGGGCGCTGA
- the lipB gene encoding lipoyl(octanoyl) transferase LipB has translation MTAVTTSSPGPVPGSPALAYVHLGFGADAVDYQEAWQEQRRVHAARFADEIPDTCLLLEHPPVYTAGRRTADSERPLDGTPVVDVDRGGKITWHGPGQLVGYPILKLPRPVDVIAHVRRLEEALLRTCAEFGVAATRVEGRSGVWVLGDPVEQRPALGGLKLDFDPRLADEEFDPRLNGPEYAPSNAGQRREDRKLAAIGVRIAKGVSMHGFSLNCNPDNTWFDRIVPCGIRDAGVTSLSEELGRDVPVAEVVPVVERHLREVLESSVPLPRAV, from the coding sequence GTGACCGCCGTGACCACGTCTTCCCCGGGGCCGGTCCCCGGTTCACCGGCACTGGCCTACGTCCACCTGGGCTTCGGGGCGGACGCCGTGGACTACCAGGAGGCGTGGCAGGAGCAGCGCCGGGTGCACGCCGCCCGCTTCGCGGACGAGATCCCCGACACCTGCCTGCTGCTGGAGCATCCGCCGGTCTACACGGCGGGGCGGCGCACGGCCGACAGTGAGCGCCCCCTGGACGGCACCCCGGTGGTGGACGTGGACCGCGGCGGCAAGATCACCTGGCATGGCCCCGGTCAGCTGGTCGGTTACCCGATCCTCAAGCTGCCGCGCCCGGTGGACGTCATCGCGCACGTCCGCCGCCTGGAGGAGGCGCTGCTGCGCACCTGCGCGGAGTTCGGCGTGGCGGCCACCCGGGTGGAGGGCCGCAGCGGGGTGTGGGTGCTGGGCGACCCGGTGGAGCAGCGCCCCGCGCTCGGCGGGCTGAAGCTGGACTTCGACCCGCGGCTGGCGGACGAGGAGTTCGACCCGCGGCTGAACGGCCCGGAGTACGCCCCGTCCAACGCCGGGCAGCGCCGTGAGGACCGTAAGCTCGCCGCCATCGGGGTGCGCATCGCCAAGGGCGTGTCCATGCACGGCTTCTCGCTCAACTGCAATCCGGACAACACCTGGTTCGACCGGATCGTGCCGTGCGGCATCCGGGACGCGGGCGTGACCTCGCTCTCGGAGGAGCTGGGCCGGGACGTACCGGTGGCCGAGGTGGTCCCGGTCGTCGAGCGGCATCTGCGGGAGGTCCTGGAGTCCTCCGTGCCGCTGCCGCGGGCGGTCTGA
- the lipA gene encoding lipoyl synthase — protein MSAVAPDGRKMLRLEVRNSQTPIERKPEWIKTRAKMGPEYTELHGLVKREGLHTVCQEAGCPNIYECWEDREATFLIGGDQCTRRCDFCQIDTGKPQALDRDEPRRVAESVRTMELKYATITGVARDDLEDGGAWLYAETVRQIHSLMPDTGVELLIPDFNAVPEQLAEVFSARPEVLAHNVETVPRIFKRIRPGFRYERSLEVITKAREAGLVTKSNLILGMGEEREEISQALQDLHDAGCELITITQYLRPSARHHPVERWVKPQEFVELKEEAEEIGYAGVMSGPLVRSSYRAGRLYQQAIERRNVAVASQAV, from the coding sequence GTGTCCGCAGTCGCACCCGACGGACGCAAGATGCTGCGCCTGGAGGTCCGGAACAGCCAGACCCCCATCGAGCGCAAGCCCGAGTGGATCAAGACCCGGGCGAAGATGGGCCCCGAGTACACCGAGCTGCACGGCCTGGTGAAGCGGGAGGGCCTGCACACCGTGTGCCAGGAGGCGGGCTGTCCGAACATCTACGAGTGCTGGGAGGACCGCGAGGCGACCTTCCTCATCGGCGGCGACCAGTGCACCCGGCGCTGTGACTTCTGCCAGATCGACACGGGCAAGCCGCAGGCGCTGGACCGGGACGAGCCGCGCCGGGTGGCCGAATCCGTACGCACGATGGAGCTGAAGTACGCGACCATCACCGGTGTGGCCCGTGACGACCTCGAGGACGGCGGCGCCTGGCTGTACGCGGAGACCGTGCGCCAGATCCACTCCCTGATGCCGGACACCGGTGTGGAGCTGCTGATCCCGGACTTCAACGCGGTCCCCGAGCAGCTCGCCGAGGTCTTCTCGGCCCGTCCCGAGGTGCTCGCGCACAACGTCGAGACGGTTCCGCGGATCTTCAAGCGGATCCGCCCCGGCTTCCGCTACGAGCGCTCGCTCGAGGTGATCACCAAGGCGCGTGAGGCGGGTCTGGTCACCAAGTCCAACCTGATCCTGGGCATGGGCGAGGAGCGCGAGGAGATCAGCCAGGCGCTTCAGGACCTCCATGACGCGGGCTGCGAGCTGATCACCATCACCCAGTACCTGCGGCCGTCCGCCCGGCACCACCCGGTGGAGCGCTGGGTCAAGCCCCAGGAGTTCGTGGAGCTGAAGGAGGAGGCGGAGGAGATCGGCTACGCGGGTGTGATGTCCGGGCCGCTGGTCCGCTCCTCGTACCGGGCCGGCCGTCTGTACCAGCAGGCCATCGAGCGGCGCAATGTCGCGGTGGCCTCCCAGGCGGTCTGA